One Panicum virgatum strain AP13 chromosome 9K, P.virgatum_v5, whole genome shotgun sequence genomic region harbors:
- the LOC120651397 gene encoding pathogenesis-related protein PRB1-2-like: protein MAFSKSSSLAAFAAVAMALAVVATTASAQNTPQDFVNLHNRARAADRVGPVTWDAKVARYAQDYAARRAGDCKLVHSGGPFGENLFWGSAGRAWSAADALRSWVDEKKNYHLDTNTCDAGKVCGHYTQVVWRKSTRIGCARVVCAASRGVFIICSYDPPGNFNGERPFLALDAAAK, encoded by the coding sequence ATGGCGTTCTCCAAGAGTAGTAGTCTAGCTGCCTTTGCTGCTGTGGCCATGGCACTGGCCGTTGTTGCAaccaccgcctcagcccagaACACGCCGCAGGACTTCGTCAACCTGCACAAccgggcgcgcgccgccgaccGTGTCGGCCCGGTGACGTGGGATGCCAAGGTGGCCAGGTACGCGCAGGACTACGCCGCCAGGCGTGCCGGGGACTGCAAGCTCGTGCACTCCGGCGGGCCGTTCGGGGAGAACCTCTTCTGGGGCTCCGCGGGGCGGGCGTGGAGCGCCGCCGACGCGCTCAGGTCATGGGTGGACGAGAAGAAGAACTACCACCTCGACACCAACACCTGCGACGCCGGCAAGGTGTGCGGGCACTACACGCAGGTGGTGTGGCGCAAGTCCACCCGCATCGGCTGCGCGCGCGTCGTCTGCGCCGCCAGCCGCGGCGTGTTCATCATCTGCAGCTACGACCCCCCTGGCAACTTCAACGGCGAGAGGCCGTTCCTCGCGCTTGACGCGGCTGCTAAGTAG